The Carnobacterium sp. 17-4 genome has a window encoding:
- a CDS encoding MFS transporter, producing METSYKGSNRLIVGIVFGVITFWLFAQTMLNIVPAVQADLGISSSLLNVAISLTALFSGMFMVGSGAMADKFGRVKLTKIGLLLSIIGSLCLVFANGPVLLIIGRIIQGFSAATIMPATLSLMKTYFDGAERQRALSYWSIGSWGGSGICSLFGGMVATYLGWRWIFIFSIIFAILGYLLINGTPESKVATKDSKKFDFGGLFSFVIMMLTFNLYITNGSSIGWFSPVAIAFIVIFIVSTLILIKIETTNTNSLIDFSLFKNRAYSGATLSNFLLNASAGTMFVANTYVQMGRGYSSFQSGLLTIGYLVCVLSSIRLGEKALQKHGARKPMLLGTSLAGVGILLMSLTFIPGAIYSVFVFIGYALYGLGLGFYATPSTDTAISAAPANKVGVASGVYKMASSLGGAIGVAISSSVYSVLSANSSFEIAGMTGLLVNVLFVAIAVISVVITAPRESENALPSTI from the coding sequence ATGGAAACAAGTTATAAAGGTTCAAATAGATTGATAGTTGGGATTGTTTTTGGGGTAATTACGTTCTGGTTGTTTGCTCAAACCATGTTAAATATCGTACCTGCTGTACAGGCTGATTTAGGCATTTCGTCAAGTCTTTTAAATGTAGCAATCAGCTTAACAGCCCTGTTTTCTGGGATGTTTATGGTAGGATCAGGAGCGATGGCCGATAAATTCGGTCGTGTGAAACTGACAAAGATTGGATTGCTTTTAAGCATTATCGGATCTTTGTGTTTGGTATTTGCAAATGGACCAGTATTGTTGATCATTGGTCGTATAATTCAAGGTTTTTCAGCCGCGACGATCATGCCGGCAACATTATCTCTTATGAAAACTTATTTTGATGGAGCAGAACGTCAGCGTGCTCTCAGCTATTGGTCTATTGGGTCCTGGGGTGGTTCAGGAATTTGTTCATTGTTTGGTGGAATGGTAGCTACTTACTTAGGTTGGAGATGGATTTTTATCTTCTCAATTATCTTTGCTATTCTTGGCTATCTATTAATCAATGGCACACCCGAAAGTAAAGTTGCTACGAAAGATAGCAAAAAATTCGACTTTGGTGGATTGTTTAGTTTTGTGATCATGATGTTAACATTTAATCTATATATTACAAATGGTTCTTCTATTGGTTGGTTTAGCCCAGTAGCAATTGCATTTATCGTGATATTTATTGTTTCAACTTTGATTCTTATTAAAATTGAAACAACCAATACAAATAGCTTAATCGATTTTTCATTGTTCAAAAATAGAGCATACAGCGGTGCAACATTATCAAATTTCTTGTTGAATGCATCTGCGGGTACTATGTTCGTTGCAAATACGTATGTTCAAATGGGTAGAGGGTATTCATCATTCCAATCAGGGTTATTAACCATTGGCTATCTAGTATGTGTATTGTCATCTATTCGCTTAGGTGAAAAAGCCTTACAAAAACACGGCGCTCGTAAACCAATGTTATTGGGCACAAGTCTTGCTGGTGTTGGAATTCTACTAATGTCTTTAACCTTTATACCTGGAGCTATCTATTCTGTTTTTGTATTTATAGGCTACGCTTTGTATGGTCTAGGACTTGGATTTTACGCAACACCTTCTACAGATACGGCAATATCTGCAGCCCCTGCGAATAAAGTCGGTGTAGCATCTGGAGTATACAAAATGGCGAGTTCTTTAGGTGGAGCTATTGGAGTAGCTATCTCATCTAGTGTCTATTCAGTATTATCAGCTAATAGCTCTTTCGAAATAGCTGGTATGACTGGATTATTGGTTAATGTATTGTTTGTGGCAATTGCTGTGATTTCTGTAGTGATTACAGCTCCACGTGAATCAGAAAATGCTTTACCAAGTACAATTTAA
- a CDS encoding amidohydrolase: MMNESIKNSLFEKMNEKQDRMIDIRRYLHENPELSFQEEKTAAYIADFYKDKDCDVRTNVGGRGIVVTIDSGNPGKTIAIRADFDALPIKEESDVPFQSKNPGVMHACGHDGHTAYMLILAESLIEIKEQLNGKIVVLHQHAEEMPPGGAIQMIEDHALDGVDNVFGIHVMSQMESGKLFYRPENIQTGRANFHVKIQGVGGHGSSPHKANDAIVAASYFVVAVQSIVSRRLNPFDVGSITIGNFDGRGSFNVIKDSVQLDGDVRSMSEEVRTIVEKEIRAKLDGIAAMFDVTYELQYENDYPVLYNDPDLTEETISHLKQTTIPELKGIEMCDAQPPSEDFAYYAKERPSMFFYVGAAPEEGEAYPHHHPKFKISESSLIVAAKAMGSIVVDYLVKGE, encoded by the coding sequence ATTATGAATGAATCAATAAAAAATAGTCTGTTTGAAAAAATGAACGAGAAACAAGATCGCATGATTGACATACGTCGTTATTTACATGAGAACCCTGAATTATCTTTTCAAGAAGAAAAAACGGCAGCTTATATTGCAGATTTTTATAAAGATAAAGATTGTGACGTACGTACAAATGTAGGAGGACGTGGAATAGTTGTAACAATTGATTCAGGTAACCCTGGAAAAACAATTGCGATTCGTGCGGATTTTGATGCCTTGCCGATTAAAGAAGAATCTGATGTTCCTTTTCAATCAAAAAATCCGGGAGTGATGCATGCTTGTGGACATGATGGTCATACGGCATACATGTTGATTTTAGCAGAATCTTTAATAGAAATAAAAGAACAATTAAACGGGAAAATCGTTGTGCTGCATCAACATGCTGAAGAAATGCCGCCAGGTGGCGCGATTCAAATGATTGAAGATCACGCATTAGATGGTGTTGACAATGTTTTTGGGATTCATGTGATGTCTCAAATGGAATCAGGTAAACTATTTTACCGTCCTGAAAATATCCAAACTGGACGTGCGAATTTCCATGTTAAAATCCAAGGTGTCGGTGGACATGGTTCTTCTCCACACAAAGCAAATGATGCAATCGTAGCAGCAAGTTATTTTGTAGTAGCCGTGCAATCTATCGTGAGTCGTCGTTTGAATCCATTTGATGTTGGTTCAATTACCATTGGGAATTTTGATGGACGTGGATCATTTAACGTCATTAAAGATTCTGTTCAATTAGATGGCGATGTCCGTTCAATGTCTGAAGAAGTGCGTACAATAGTTGAAAAAGAAATTCGTGCTAAATTAGATGGTATTGCAGCCATGTTTGATGTTACGTATGAGTTGCAATATGAAAATGATTATCCTGTCTTATATAATGACCCAGATCTAACAGAAGAAACGATCAGTCATTTGAAACAAACAACAATTCCTGAGTTAAAAGGAATTGAAATGTGTGATGCACAACCCCCTTCAGAAGACTTTGCGTATTATGCAAAGGAACGTCCAAGTATGTTCTTTTATGTTGGTGCTGCTCCTGAAGAAGGCGAAGCTTATCCGCATCATCATCCTAAATTTAAAATTAGTGAATCAAGTTTAATCGTTGCAGCAAAAGCTATGGGTTCAATTGTAGTGGACTATCTAGTAAAAGGAGAATAG
- a CDS encoding helix-turn-helix domain-containing protein — translation MKQKFITDFEIMIQSIQSVSSQQFAGTILLFVVEGNFMVSMDGKDYHLQESDILIINRNTIYNISGDSNNVLVSLSITNHFFKMQYEAYYHYIFECFSKNIDTGREEVLAQLRRLLAKIVISHLQKSEDSSVSVQSDLYQILLMMIRFFKKSIPYQEQIELEDERITRILNYIEHHYGEPLSLTDMANQEFLSSSYFSRYFKQFVGINFSKYLTSVRLKHSKEDLIHSSDSLFQIASRNGFTTAKQFALAFKAAYQQTPANYRKKHKSAALTEGDITRNSSGESSVLDSPEVLVKLTKYCDKEVNQSLLGNDFTSEKLLVSPMEQTKNTLMHEKHIIFVGELKDVLNENIKKQILMTHSSMKIDYIGIRNLIGGSTILPEVNTDEMISTTSSYANSDLALRTIKELGFSVFLRINVNEILYFKDYFSRLKAFLNHTIQVFGKDFVKHWHILFYVPKETKLDPLILEDLYETLHGILKKKSLHIQLGVFLPFDEEKMKTVSSHEWVLKKTHSIDFISFDANRNTDINFDETSDQNFINSQNYHINKTKKLKQFLQKNGIRKPLFLDMWNTLTGDSRYINGTFFRAALIFNTVIELSQEVQGLGFWINNEIHERTHNSTDLVSDGLELFHYFNGKRPVYYAMFFKERLYGTILSKGENHLMTKNEDGYQIAIFHERNFNPRYSVDELFLKQHSKELQVTLDSLDPGEYQVTRFKFDRKNGALYDNLRKINSKHGINQDVMKYIISTATPDVEIKDEIINGKWSFYAYMDINSIHFIELKKIELDL, via the coding sequence ATGAAGCAGAAATTTATAACTGATTTTGAGATTATGATTCAAAGTATTCAATCTGTCTCGTCTCAACAATTTGCAGGTACAATACTTTTATTCGTAGTCGAAGGAAATTTTATGGTTTCTATGGATGGAAAAGATTACCACTTGCAAGAGAGCGATATTCTAATTATCAATCGAAATACCATCTATAATATTTCTGGAGATTCAAACAATGTTCTTGTTTCTCTTTCAATTACGAATCACTTTTTTAAAATGCAGTATGAGGCTTATTATCATTATATATTTGAATGCTTCTCTAAAAATATTGATACCGGTCGTGAGGAAGTTTTAGCACAATTGCGTCGATTATTAGCTAAAATAGTTATCTCTCATTTACAGAAAAGTGAAGATAGTTCCGTAAGTGTTCAAAGTGATCTTTATCAAATTTTATTGATGATGATTCGTTTTTTCAAAAAAAGTATTCCTTATCAAGAACAAATTGAACTCGAGGATGAGCGAATCACACGCATTCTAAACTATATAGAACACCACTATGGTGAACCTCTATCACTGACAGATATGGCAAATCAAGAATTTCTATCGTCTTCTTATTTTTCTCGTTATTTCAAACAATTTGTAGGCATTAATTTTTCGAAATACTTGACTAGTGTTCGACTTAAGCACAGTAAAGAAGATTTGATCCATTCTTCAGATTCGCTCTTTCAGATTGCATCTCGTAATGGATTCACTACCGCAAAACAATTTGCACTTGCTTTTAAAGCAGCTTACCAGCAGACGCCAGCTAATTATCGGAAAAAACATAAATCTGCTGCTCTTACAGAAGGAGATATTACTAGGAATAGTAGTGGAGAGTCTAGTGTTTTAGATTCTCCAGAAGTGCTGGTAAAATTGACAAAGTATTGTGATAAAGAAGTGAATCAGTCTCTTTTAGGGAATGATTTTACAAGTGAAAAGTTACTTGTTTCGCCAATGGAGCAAACAAAAAATACGCTTATGCATGAGAAACACATTATTTTTGTTGGTGAATTAAAAGATGTTTTAAATGAAAATATAAAGAAACAAATATTAATGACACACAGTTCAATGAAAATAGACTATATTGGTATTCGTAATTTAATAGGCGGGTCAACAATTCTGCCAGAAGTTAACACTGATGAAATGATTTCTACTACTTCAAGTTATGCCAATTCTGATCTGGCTTTACGGACAATTAAAGAGTTAGGATTCAGTGTATTTCTGCGCATTAATGTAAATGAAATACTTTATTTTAAAGATTATTTTTCTAGGTTAAAAGCATTTTTAAATCACACCATCCAAGTATTCGGGAAAGATTTTGTTAAACATTGGCATATTCTTTTTTATGTACCAAAAGAAACCAAGCTGGATCCTTTGATACTAGAAGACTTATATGAGACTTTGCACGGAATTTTAAAAAAGAAATCGTTGCATATTCAGTTGGGTGTTTTTTTACCTTTTGATGAAGAAAAGATGAAAACTGTATCCAGTCATGAGTGGGTGTTGAAAAAGACACACAGTATTGATTTTATCAGTTTTGATGCTAATCGGAATACGGATATTAATTTTGATGAAACAAGTGATCAAAATTTTATTAACTCACAAAATTACCACATAAATAAAACAAAAAAATTAAAGCAATTTCTTCAGAAGAATGGCATTAGAAAACCATTATTCCTTGATATGTGGAATACATTAACGGGAGATTCACGGTACATCAATGGCACATTTTTCCGTGCAGCTCTCATTTTTAATACTGTAATAGAATTAAGTCAAGAGGTACAAGGGTTAGGCTTTTGGATCAATAATGAAATTCATGAGCGCACTCATAATAGTACAGATCTAGTTTCAGATGGACTTGAACTTTTTCATTATTTTAATGGGAAACGCCCAGTTTATTACGCGATGTTTTTTAAAGAACGATTATATGGAACCATCTTATCAAAAGGTGAAAATCACCTGATGACAAAAAATGAAGATGGGTACCAAATAGCCATTTTTCACGAGCGGAATTTTAATCCTCGTTATTCAGTGGATGAATTATTTTTGAAACAGCACAGCAAAGAACTACAAGTGACCCTTGATAGTTTAGATCCTGGTGAGTATCAAGTTACTCGGTTTAAATTTGACCGTAAAAATGGTGCTCTCTATGACAACTTAAGAAAGATAAATAGTAAGCATGGCATTAATCAAGACGTGATGAAGTATATTATTTCTACCGCAACTCCAGATGTGGAAATAAAAGATGAAATCATTAATGGGAAATGGTCTTTTTATGCTTATATGGATATCAATTCCATTCATTTTATTGAGTTGAAAAAAATTGAATTAGATCTTTAA
- a CDS encoding YibE/F family protein: MNKKAFYLYGSILLCIILSMLFVQNNFYLYDDPIAEVVTVTLNEQKSSNNSTTNDRLFDQTLVGKLVNSEQKGELITLENTYSLSGAYDYEYEIGDELFVSIQKNSGSDLRGSIDGPKRDTYVLAAAWLFILTVLLVGKKSGWFSIVSLIINVLVLSLALTVYANSENANLLLICSGLVVFFTITSLFLVSGNTEKTYAAILATLTGTFSALLIAYIVMQLTAEKGLRYEEMAFITRSPQKIFLASILVGSLGAVMDIAITITSSLYELYDKNNSIPIKNLKASGKEIGADIMGTMTNVLFFAYVSGSIPMILLYLKNGSTLGYTLAMNLSLELTRALVGSIGIVLTIPISIYTAIYFIQKRRPHK; encoded by the coding sequence TTGAATAAAAAAGCTTTTTATTTATACGGCAGTATTTTGCTGTGTATCATCTTGTCTATGTTATTTGTACAAAATAATTTTTATTTATATGATGATCCCATAGCAGAAGTCGTAACAGTAACCCTTAACGAACAAAAAAGCTCTAACAATTCAACTACTAATGATCGTTTGTTTGATCAAACTCTAGTTGGGAAACTAGTAAATAGCGAACAAAAGGGTGAATTAATCACATTAGAAAACACTTATTCTCTATCTGGAGCATATGATTACGAGTATGAAATAGGAGACGAACTCTTTGTCTCAATCCAAAAGAACTCAGGTAGTGATTTAAGAGGAAGCATTGATGGTCCAAAACGAGATACCTATGTTTTAGCAGCCGCTTGGTTATTTATATTAACGGTACTACTGGTTGGAAAGAAAAGCGGTTGGTTTTCAATAGTCAGTTTAATCATTAATGTCTTAGTATTGTCACTCGCATTAACTGTCTACGCAAATTCAGAAAATGCTAACTTACTACTTATATGCAGTGGTTTAGTCGTTTTTTTCACGATTACTTCTCTATTCTTAGTTAGTGGAAATACCGAGAAAACATATGCTGCTATCTTAGCCACATTGACGGGAACATTTTCCGCTCTTCTTATTGCTTATATTGTCATGCAGTTAACCGCTGAAAAGGGACTTAGATATGAGGAGATGGCTTTTATAACTAGATCTCCACAAAAGATATTTTTAGCTAGTATTCTAGTTGGTTCTTTGGGTGCTGTAATGGATATAGCGATTACGATTACCTCTTCTCTTTATGAGTTGTACGATAAAAACAATTCCATTCCAATAAAGAACTTAAAAGCTTCTGGAAAGGAAATCGGTGCAGATATTATGGGCACTATGACAAATGTTTTGTTTTTTGCATACGTCAGTGGAAGCATACCGATGATTCTTCTATACTTAAAAAACGGTTCTACGCTGGGCTACACACTAGCGATGAATTTATCCTTGGAATTGACCCGCGCGCTTGTTGGAAGTATTGGAATTGTACTGACCATCCCAATAAGTATCTATACTGCGATTTATTTCATTCAAAAAAGGAGGCCACATAAATGA
- a CDS encoding YibE/F family protein, translating into MNVLVCLSIILFVLMKLISGEKGTRSFIALFLNFGITLLTILLMTREAFNPIFLTMIACILISCINLFYINTINLKSVISFIATLMTLFFLVGLIFIFVEKSMIQGFGIEEIEELSFFNLYVGVNFLEIASCTIIMGSIGAITDTSISISSAMNEIFIHNPFMDRYNLFKSGMNVGKDILGTTTNTLYFAFIGGYLALIVWFKDLSYSLGEVINSKVFSSEVISIFCIGTGAILIIPITACLTAFMLTQRKKEVSVSEKV; encoded by the coding sequence ATGAATGTCTTAGTATGCCTATCGATTATTTTATTTGTACTAATGAAATTGATCAGTGGCGAAAAAGGGACAAGATCGTTTATTGCTCTTTTTTTAAACTTTGGTATCACTCTTTTGACGATACTCTTAATGACGAGAGAAGCATTTAATCCAATTTTTCTAACCATGATTGCTTGTATCCTTATTAGTTGCATCAACCTCTTTTATATAAATACTATAAATCTTAAATCCGTTATTTCATTTATTGCAACACTGATGACATTGTTCTTTTTAGTCGGGCTTATTTTTATATTTGTTGAAAAATCTATGATACAGGGATTTGGTATAGAAGAGATAGAAGAACTTTCTTTCTTCAATCTCTATGTTGGGGTAAACTTTCTTGAAATTGCTAGTTGTACTATCATAATGGGTTCTATAGGAGCTATTACAGATACTTCTATTTCTATTTCTTCCGCAATGAACGAGATTTTTATCCATAATCCATTCATGGACCGCTACAATCTTTTTAAATCCGGTATGAATGTTGGAAAAGATATTCTGGGCACCACCACAAACACTTTATATTTCGCATTTATTGGTGGTTATTTAGCTTTAATCGTTTGGTTTAAAGACTTATCTTACTCGCTTGGTGAAGTGATCAATTCTAAAGTGTTTAGCTCAGAAGTCATTTCCATATTCTGTATTGGAACAGGCGCAATTCTGATCATACCGATTACTGCTTGCCTTACAGCCTTTATGTTAACGCAGCGTAAAAAGGAAGTTTCTGTAAGTGAGAAAGTTTGA
- a CDS encoding ABC transporter ATP-binding protein, whose translation MDKQKQTAFSTKESWRILLSLFRFAKPYQFLFLISFVFLALGSAIAAYLPIIIQRYIDTYLANGTATIEITVRIVIFYGILTILKAVFAYVKDFLFNTASERTVGNIRNQLYEKVVLLGMRYFDQTPAGTVVSRVTNDTETIKEFWTVFLTIATGVFNVLSITIAMFALNWRMALVFLLFTPVIVWIAGIYRKKSTLVYSRMRKVLSQLNANLSESISGMSIIQKYNQEERLVDDFNTINEEYVVSRRSMYSMNALLLAPAINVIESVALVAVLLIFGYQDWTQGNINIGLVYAFTAYSRSFFQPISQMMNSLSSLQDGIVSGHRVQELLKSEELAPQSKPGTTDMITEGHIRVDNLNFSYDGSKQVLRNISFEVKPGETVALVGQTGSGKSSIINVLMRFYEYHEGEITIDGHSLKDMPIEGLRTKMGLVLQDSFLFYGNIADNIRMYNNDYTEAEVKKAAEFVYADEFISEMEHGYASKVIERGASLSAGEKQLISFARTILRSPRILILDEATANIDTETEEKIQKGLANMRKDRTSLIIAHRLSTVKDADQILVLSNGEIVEKGTHDELIDKKGTYFDMYELQTYQEKTGEM comes from the coding sequence ATGGACAAACAAAAACAAACGGCTTTTTCTACTAAAGAATCTTGGCGTATTTTACTTAGTCTATTTCGCTTTGCAAAGCCCTATCAGTTCTTATTCCTCATTTCATTTGTATTCCTAGCCTTGGGTTCAGCTATCGCTGCATATTTACCCATTATTATTCAGCGCTACATTGATACGTATTTAGCAAATGGTACAGCAACAATCGAAATTACGGTACGTATAGTAATTTTTTACGGGATATTAACCATTCTTAAAGCCGTATTTGCTTATGTAAAAGACTTTCTCTTTAACACGGCTTCAGAAAGAACCGTGGGCAATATTCGAAATCAATTGTATGAAAAGGTTGTTTTACTTGGCATGCGCTATTTCGATCAGACCCCAGCGGGGACAGTTGTTTCCAGAGTGACAAATGATACAGAGACAATCAAAGAATTTTGGACTGTCTTTTTGACCATTGCTACTGGGGTATTCAATGTGTTGTCGATTACAATTGCTATGTTTGCACTGAACTGGAGAATGGCTTTAGTTTTTCTACTATTTACACCGGTTATTGTTTGGATCGCAGGGATTTATCGAAAGAAGAGCACACTTGTTTACAGTCGTATGCGAAAAGTACTAAGTCAGTTGAATGCCAATTTAAGTGAATCTATTAGTGGGATGAGTATTATTCAAAAATACAACCAAGAAGAGCGATTAGTAGATGATTTCAATACGATCAATGAAGAATATGTCGTTTCTCGTCGTTCTATGTATAGTATGAACGCATTATTATTGGCACCCGCAATCAATGTGATTGAATCGGTCGCTCTAGTAGCGGTGCTGCTTATTTTTGGGTATCAAGATTGGACTCAAGGGAACATCAATATAGGTTTGGTATATGCGTTTACAGCTTATTCACGATCATTTTTCCAACCAATCAGCCAAATGATGAACAGTTTAAGTTCGTTACAAGATGGAATTGTATCAGGACACAGGGTTCAAGAGTTGCTGAAAAGTGAAGAACTTGCTCCACAATCCAAGCCAGGTACCACGGATATGATCACAGAAGGCCATATTCGCGTAGATAACTTGAACTTCTCATACGATGGCAGTAAGCAAGTATTGCGTAATATCAGCTTTGAAGTGAAACCAGGAGAGACAGTTGCCTTAGTCGGTCAAACGGGATCAGGGAAAAGCTCTATTATTAATGTACTGATGCGGTTCTACGAGTATCACGAAGGAGAGATCACTATTGATGGTCACTCACTGAAGGACATGCCAATAGAAGGTCTTCGAACTAAAATGGGATTGGTTCTGCAGGATAGTTTCCTATTTTATGGGAATATCGCTGACAATATTCGAATGTACAATAATGACTACACAGAAGCTGAAGTTAAAAAAGCAGCTGAGTTTGTTTATGCAGATGAGTTTATATCTGAAATGGAACATGGTTACGCATCAAAGGTCATCGAACGTGGTGCAAGTTTATCTGCCGGAGAAAAGCAATTAATTAGTTTTGCTAGAACCATCCTACGTTCGCCGCGTATTCTAATTCTTGACGAAGCAACAGCTAATATTGATACTGAAACAGAAGAGAAAATTCAAAAAGGTTTGGCCAATATGCGCAAAGACCGAACATCTTTAATCATTGCTCACCGATTATCCACTGTAAAAGATGCAGACCAAATTTTAGTTTTGAGCAACGGAGAAATTGTGGAAAAAGGGACTCATGATGAATTGATCGACAAAAAAGGAACTTACTTTGATATGTATGAACTGCAAACGTATCAAGAAAAAACTGGTGAAATGTAA
- a CDS encoding ABC transporter ATP-binding protein — protein sequence MFNTLKKYGWFFKLRWKSYSFGVSALIICAILQVMNPKIIGTIIDHFIAGTLSWKILLFWVSLILIFALIMYALRYGWRMALFGNSTLIESILRNRLFSFFTRMDSEFFHKYRTGDLMAHATNDLAAIRFVAADGVLTLTDALSLGGVTLFSMFFFIDWKLTLVSVLPLPILIIVSTYLGKMIHARYRGALQAFSSMNDHVQESVTGMKVLKTLGEEKEDLSAFKKETQHVVDENQRVYKLKAALNPSIEIVMGLTYVIALLVGGNYVQSGRISIGDLVAFISYIGMMQWPLLAVGGLINTLERGSAAYDRVDVLLAYTPSIVEMENPYRQALEGDIIFDIKSFTYPDDEKPVLTNISFHLAKGNMLGVVGRTGAGKSALYKLLLRDYDQYEGMISYNDINIKDYALESLKKGIAIVPQENFLFSTTIRENIRFGNSNLTQEEVEKYAKLANVHEDILQFPQGYDTEVGERGVSLSGGQKQRIAIARALAVEPDCLILDDSLSAVDAHTEEAILNSLKKERSNKTTIISAHRISSIMNADEIIVMEKGSISERGSHEQLIETKGWYRDMYQKQQLEKKLDGEGL from the coding sequence ATGTTTAATACGTTAAAAAAATATGGCTGGTTTTTTAAATTGCGTTGGAAAAGCTATTCTTTTGGTGTTTCTGCGCTAATTATTTGTGCCATTTTACAAGTGATGAATCCTAAAATTATTGGGACTATCATTGACCATTTTATAGCAGGAACGTTAAGTTGGAAGATATTACTTTTTTGGGTGAGTTTGATCCTTATTTTTGCCTTAATTATGTATGCCTTACGTTATGGATGGAGAATGGCTTTATTTGGGAATTCAACATTAATTGAATCTATATTGCGCAATCGGTTGTTTTCATTTTTCACACGTATGGATTCAGAATTTTTCCACAAATACCGGACGGGTGATTTGATGGCACATGCCACAAATGACTTGGCAGCTATTCGATTTGTTGCAGCGGATGGTGTATTGACATTGACTGATGCCTTATCATTAGGTGGTGTAACACTCTTTTCAATGTTCTTTTTCATCGATTGGAAACTAACACTAGTGTCAGTTTTACCTTTACCTATTTTGATCATTGTTTCAACGTATTTAGGAAAAATGATCCATGCACGTTACCGTGGTGCACTACAAGCTTTTTCATCAATGAATGACCATGTTCAAGAAAGTGTAACAGGAATGAAGGTCTTAAAAACGTTGGGTGAAGAAAAAGAAGATTTGTCTGCTTTTAAAAAAGAAACGCAACATGTTGTCGATGAAAATCAACGTGTCTACAAATTAAAAGCAGCTTTAAATCCAAGTATAGAAATCGTCATGGGGCTAACTTATGTGATTGCTTTATTAGTTGGTGGAAATTATGTTCAAAGTGGACGGATATCGATTGGAGATTTAGTAGCTTTTATCAGTTACATCGGTATGATGCAGTGGCCGTTGCTCGCAGTAGGTGGACTAATCAATACCCTTGAAAGAGGAAGTGCAGCTTATGATAGAGTAGATGTTTTATTAGCTTATACCCCTTCTATTGTAGAAATGGAAAATCCTTATCGTCAAGCATTAGAGGGAGATATTATTTTTGATATCAAATCGTTTACTTATCCAGATGATGAGAAGCCTGTTTTAACCAATATTTCTTTTCACTTAGCAAAAGGAAATATGCTGGGAGTTGTCGGCAGAACGGGTGCTGGAAAGAGCGCACTCTATAAATTGTTGTTACGTGATTACGATCAATATGAAGGTATGATTTCATATAACGATATTAATATAAAGGACTATGCTTTAGAATCGCTAAAAAAAGGTATCGCCATCGTCCCGCAAGAAAATTTTCTGTTTTCAACAACCATTAGAGAAAATATCCGATTTGGGAATTCAAATTTAACGCAAGAAGAAGTTGAAAAATATGCAAAATTAGCGAATGTTCATGAAGATATTTTGCAGTTTCCACAGGGGTACGATACAGAAGTGGGTGAAAGAGGCGTTTCTTTATCTGGTGGACAAAAACAACGTATTGCTATTGCTCGCGCTTTAGCAGTAGAGCCAGATTGTCTGATTCTAGATGATTCTTTATCAGCTGTAGATGCTCATACAGAAGAAGCTATTTTAAATTCATTGAAAAAAGAGCGAAGCAACAAAACAACGATTATTTCTGCGCACCGCATCAGTTCAATCATGAACGCAGATGAAATCATCGTGATGGAAAAAGGAAGCATTAGTGAACGTGGTTCTCACGAGCAATTAATCGAAACAAAAGGTTGGTACCGTGATATGTATCAAAAACAACAGCTAGAGAAAAAATTAGATGGGGAGGGGTTATAA